The Oncorhynchus tshawytscha isolate Ot180627B unplaced genomic scaffold, Otsh_v2.0 Un_contig_7504_pilon_pilon, whole genome shotgun sequence genome contains a region encoding:
- the LOC112239203 gene encoding zinc finger and SCAN domain-containing protein 5B isoform X2, whose product MQMADMQEAPLIKMENHGTSRTEEIVQLASESSEEIIVAEPGASSSTETTDHLDQQGNREKAPDTSLNIEPENQTFQHPASQYNRARQDHQVAEGVTWETDHQPIEYSLSQWTENQETDNPTVNAPHNLGPDSKRLSEHPERRGVPGNSGVYMSASGSLDWLPDVVMVDSVPIKVEADMSSEWSITGQEATSGEVCSESRQLVDNRGRGGMESGQTKCPPDTQHAEQGTTVGSRSKMSDFNGLSTRNRFSSPRVTLHQVPQRGKPAHFPNFNRGSTSSPKGIEKQPQQLTSHSPKRQLRCSLCGKPFHQPAHLRSHMRVHTGEKPYGCSHCTKRFSHSHQLKMHERVHTGEKPFQCVYCGKSFTQSGNMKKHLLVHTGGRPQDIGLP is encoded by the exons ATGCAG ATGGCAGATATGCAGGAGGCACCTCTTATCAAAATGGAGAACCATGGCACCAGCAGAACAGAAG AGATTGTCCAACTGGCCAGTGAGAGCAGTGAGGAGATAATTGTGGCAGAACCAGGGGCTTCATCATCTACTGAAACCACAGACCATCTGGACCAGCAGGGCAACCGAGAAAAAGCTCCAGACACCTCACTCAATATAGAACCTGAAAACCAGACGTTCCAGCATCCAGCGTCACAATACAACAGAGCAAGACAGGACCATCAGGTTGCTGAGGGTGTGACCTGGGAAACTGACCATCAACCCATAGAATACAGCCTGTCCCAATGGACAGAGAACCAAGAGACTGACAACCCAACTGTGAATGCTCCTCACAATTTAGGGCCAGACTCCAAAAGGCTGTCTGAACatccagagaggagaggggtgcctGGTAACTCTGGGGTCTACATGTCTGCTTCAGGCTCTCTGGACTGGCTGCCTGATGTGGTGATGGTGGACTCAGTTCCCATTAAAGTGGAGGCAGATATGAGTTCAGAATGGAGCATAACTGGCCAAGAGGCGACATCTGGAGAGGTTTGTTCAGAAAGCAGGCAACTTGTGGAcaacagaggaagagggggaatgGAGTCTGGACAGACAAAGTGTCCCCCTGACACTCAACATGCAGAGCAAGGGACAACTGTAGGATCAAGGTCCAAGATGTCAGATTTCAATGGACTGTCCACCCGAAACAGATTTTCATCCCCAAGGGTTACTCTCCACCAGGTTCCCCAAAGAGGGAAGCCAGCCCACTTCCCGAATTTCAACAGAGGCTCCACTTCGTCACCGAAAGGCATAGAAAAGCAGCCACAACAGCTGACATCTCACTCGCCCAAGAGGCAACTCCGGTGCAGCCTCTGTGGAAAGCCCTTCCACCAGCCGGCGCACCTGCGGAGTCATATGCGGGTCCATACAGGGGAGAAACCGTACGGCTGCAGCCACTGCACCAAGCGCTTCTCCCACAGCCACCAGCTGAAGATGCATGAGAGGGTCCACACCGGAGAGAAACCGTTTCAATGTGTTTACTGTGGGAAGTCCTTCACCCAGTCCGGCAACATGAAGAAGCACCTCCTCGTCCACACTGGTGGCAGGCCACAGGATATTGGGCTGCCCTGA
- the LOC112239195 gene encoding uncharacterized protein LOC112239195, with translation MCDSVAFHAQLASIIEVLANAAVAEICKLVDDDHAALRMEISHSQKEIDNLRRKLLLTKYQSSQRGTEKFVTLRRTVHRRDTDLVARARASFVGKSSGRHGYLENRFSNNEGDNFTKDVTNWKDARRTAKDQDGSMQMADMQESPLIKMENLGSSRTEEIVQPVSESSEKIIVAEPGSSSSTEPTDLLDQQGNRHRAPDTSLNIDPENQTFQHPASQYNRARQDHQVAEGVTWETDHQPIEYSLSQWTENQETDNPTVNGPHNLGPDSKRLSGHQERRGAPGNSGVSMSALGSLDWLPDVVLVDSVPIKVEADMSSEWSITCQEVTSGEVCSDGRQLVDNRGRGGMESGQTKCPPDTENTEQGTTVGSMSKMSDFNRLSSPNSFSSPSVTLLQVPQRGKPAPFLNFNRGYNFSSKGKEKQAQQLTSHSPKRQLRCSLCGKLFPQPAQLRSHMRVHTGEKPYGCSHCTKRFSHRHQLKMHERVHTGEKPFHCVYCGKCFTQSSHMKRHLLVHTGGRPQDIVLPNPRRYHGLGKPHLLEHSAKDMSDTVAFHAQLASIVEVLANAAVVEICKLVDDGHAALRLEISHSQKEIENLRRKLVLTKCQTSRRSAERFGALRRTVHRHVDTNHVARGRGSFVVKSTGRIGYLKNRFDDIEEGNFMQDVTTWKDAGRTATDHNGGMQMADMQEETCVKMENLDTSTIEEIVQPVSESSEKIIVAEPGPSSSTEPTDHLDQQGNRHRAPDTSLNIEPENQTFQHPASQYSRARQDHQVAEGVTWETDHQPIEYSLSQWTENQETDNPTVNAPHNAGPESKRLSGHPERRGVPGNSGVCMSASGSLDWLPDVVMVDSVPIKVEADMSSEWSITGQEVTSGEVCSDSRQLVDNRGRGGMEFGQTTCPPDTQHVEQGRTVGPRSKFPDINGLSNRNSFSSPRVTLQQVPQRGKPAPFPNFNRGSTSSSKGIEKQPQQLTSHSSKRYLRCSLCGKPFPQAYLSRHMRVHTGEKPYGCSHCTKRFSHSHQLKRHERVHTGEKPFQCVYCGKCFTQSCHMKKHLLVHTGGRPQDVVLP, from the exons ATGTGCGATAGCGTCGCCTTTCATGCTCAGCTAGCTTCAATAATTGAGGTCTTGGCGAATGCAGCCGTTGCCGAAATCTGTAAACTTGTAGATGATGACCATGCTGCCTTACGTATGGAAATTTCCCATAGCCAGAAAGAAATTGATAACCTGCGGAGGAAGTTGCTTTTGACAAAATACCAGAGTTCTCAACGGGGCACAGAGAAATTCGTAACCCTGCGACGCACAGTTCACAGGCGCGACACCGATCTTGTTGCCCGAGCAAGAGCGAGCTTCGTTGGAAAGTCATCAGGCAGACATGGATATT TGGAGAATCGTTTTTCCAACAATGAAGGGGACAACTTCACAAAGGATGTCACGAACTGGAAAGACGCAAGACGCACAGCTAAAGACCAGGATGGGAGCATGCAG ATGGCAGATATGCAAGAGTCACCTCTTATCAAAATGGAAAACCTTGGCTCAAGCAGAACAGAAG AGATTGTCCAACCGGTCAGTGAGAGCAGTGAGAAGATCATTGTGGCAGAACCAGGTTCTTCATCATCTACTGAACCCACAGACCTTCTGGACCAGCAGGGCAACAGACACAGAGCTCCAGACACCTCACTCAATATAGACCCTGAAAACCAGACGTTCCAGCATCCAGCGTCACAATACAACAGAGCAAGACAGGACCATCAGGTTGCTGAGGGTGTGACCTGGGAAACTGACCATCAACCCATAGAATACAGCCTGTCCCAATGGACAGAGAACCAAGAGACTGACAAcccaactgtgaatggtcctcaTAATTTAGGGCCAGACTCCAAGAGGCTGTCTGGACatcaagagaggagaggggcaccAGGTAACTCAGGGGTCAGCATGTCTGCTTTGGGCTCTCTAGACTGGCTGCCTGATGTGGTGCTGGTGGACTCAGTTCCCATTAAAGTGGAGGCAGATATGAGTTCAGAATGGAGCATAACCTGCCAAGAGGTGACATCTGGAGAGGTCTGTTCAGACGGCAGGCAACTTGTGGAcaacagaggaagagggggaatgGAGTCTGGACAGACAAAGTGTCCCCCTGACACTGAAAACACAGAGCAAGGGACAACTGTAGGATCAATGTCCAAGATGTCAGATTTCAACAGACTGTCCTCCCCAAACAGCTTTTCATCCCCAAGTGTTACTCTCCTCCAGGTTCCCCAAAGAGGGAAGCCAGCCCCCTTCCTGAATTTCAACAGAGGCTACAATTTTTCATCGAAAGGCAAAGAAAAGCAGGCGCAACAGCTAACATCTCACTCGCCCAAGAGGCAACTCCGGTGCAGCCTCTGTGGAAAGCTCTTCCCTCAGCCGGCGCAACTGCGGAGTCATATGCGGGTCCATACAGGGGAGAAACCATACGGCTGCAGCCACTGCACCAAGCGCTTCTCCCACAGGCACCAGCTGAAGATGCATGAGAGAGTCCACACCGGAGAGAAACCATTTCACTGTGTCTACTGTGGGAAGTGCTTCACCCAGTCTAGTCACATGAAGAGGCACCTCCTCGTCCACACTGGTGGCAGGCCACAGGACATTGTGCTGCCC AATCCCCGGAGGTACCATGGTCTGGGGAAACCTCATCTCCTGGAG CATAGTGCTAAGGACATGTCCGATACTGTCGCATTTCATGCTCAGCTAGCCTCCATCGTCGAGGTATTGGCGAATGCAGCCGTTGTCGAAATCTGCAAACTTGTAGATGATGGCCATGCTGCTTTACGTTTGGAAATTTCCCATAGTCAGAAAGAAATTGAGAACTTGCGGAGGAAGCTGGTTTTGACAAAATGTCAGACTTCTCGACGGAGCGCAGAGAGATTTGGAGCCCTGCGACGCACAGTTCACAGGCACGTGGACACTAATCATGTTGCCCGGGGAAGAGGGAGCTTTGTAGTGAAGTCGACAGGCAGAATTGGATATT TGAAGAATCGTTTTGACGACATTGAAGAGGGCAACTTCATGCAGGATGTCACTACCTGGAAAGACGCAGGACGCACAGCGACAGACCATAATGGGGGCATGCAG ATGGCAGATATGCAAGAGGAAACTTGTGTCAAAATGGAGAACCTTGACACCAGTACAATAGAag AGATTGTCCAACCAGTCAGTGAGAGCAGTGAGAAGATCATTGTAGCAGAACCAGGTCCTTCATCCTCTACTGAACCCACAGACCATCTGGACCAGCAGGGCAACAGACACCGAGCTCCAGACACCTCACTCAATATAGAACCTGAAAACCAGACGTTCCAGCATCCAGCGTCACAATACAGCAGAGCAAGACAGGACCATCAGGTTGCTGAGGGTGTGACCTGGGAAACTGACCATCAACCCATAGAATACAGCCTGTCCCAATGGACAGAGAACCAAGAGACTGACAACCCAACTGTGAATGCTCCTCACAATGCAGGGCCAGAATCCAAGAGGCTGTCTGGACatccagagaggagaggggtgcctGGTAACTCAGGGGTCTGCATGTCTGCTTCAGGCTCTCTGGACTGGCTGCCTGATGTGGTGATGGTGGACTCAGTTCCCATTAAAGTGGAGGCAGATATGAGTTCAGAATGGAGCATAACTGGCCAAGAGGTGACATCTGGAGAGGTTTGTTCAGACAGCAGGCAGCTTGTGGAcaacagaggaagagggggaatgGAGTTTGGACAGACAACATGTCCCCCTGACACTCAACATGTAGAGCAAGGGAGAACTGTAGGACCAAGGTCCAAGTTTCCAGATATCAATGGACTGTCCAACCGAAACAGCTTTTCATCCCCAAGGGTTACTCTCCAACAGGTTCCCCAAAGAGGGAAGCCAGCCCCCTTCCCGAATTTCAACAGAGGCTCCACTTCTTCATCGAAAGGCATAGAAAAGCAGCCGCAACAGCTGACGTCTCACTCCAGCAAGAGATATCTCCGGTGCAGCCTCTGCGGGAAGCCCTTCCCCCAGGCGTACCTAAGCAGGCACATGCGGGTCCATACGGGGGAGAAACCGTACGGCTGCAGCCACTGCACCAAGCGCTTCTCCCACAGCCACCAGCTGAAGAGGCATGAGAGGGTCCACACCGGAGAGAAACCATTTCAATGTGTCTACTGTGGGAAGTGCTTCACCCAGTCCTGTCACATGAAGAAGCACCTCCTCGTCCACACTGGCGGCAGGCCACAGGACGTTGTGCTGCCCTAA
- the LOC112239203 gene encoding zinc finger and SCAN domain-containing protein 5B isoform X1, with protein MSDTVAFHAQLASIIEVLANAAVAEICKLVDDGHAALRLEISHSQKEIDNLRRKLLLTKFQNSRRNADKLGVLRRTVHRRVDTDNFTRARERENFVEKPTDRLRYLQNCFADSEGSNFTQNVANWRDSGRTATDRDWGMQMADMQEAPLIKMENHGTSRTEEIVQLASESSEEIIVAEPGASSSTETTDHLDQQGNREKAPDTSLNIEPENQTFQHPASQYNRARQDHQVAEGVTWETDHQPIEYSLSQWTENQETDNPTVNAPHNLGPDSKRLSEHPERRGVPGNSGVYMSASGSLDWLPDVVMVDSVPIKVEADMSSEWSITGQEATSGEVCSESRQLVDNRGRGGMESGQTKCPPDTQHAEQGTTVGSRSKMSDFNGLSTRNRFSSPRVTLHQVPQRGKPAHFPNFNRGSTSSPKGIEKQPQQLTSHSPKRQLRCSLCGKPFHQPAHLRSHMRVHTGEKPYGCSHCTKRFSHSHQLKMHERVHTGEKPFQCVYCGKSFTQSGNMKKHLLVHTGGRPQDIGLP; from the exons ATGTCCGATACTGTAGCCTTTCATGCTCAGCTAGCCTCCATCATTGAGGTTTTGGCAAATGCAGCCGTTGCCGAAATCTGCAAACTTGTAGATGACGGCCATGCTGCCTTACGGTTGGAAATTTCCCATAGTCAGAAAGAAATCGACAACCTGCGGAGGAAGCTGCTTTTGACAAAATTCCAGAATTCTCGACGGAACGCAGATAAATTGGGAGTCCTGCGACGCACAGTTCACAGACGCGTGGACACCGATAATTTTACCCGGGCAAGGGAAAGAGAGAACTTCGTAGAAAAGCCAACAGACAGACTTCGATATT TGCAGAATTGTTTTGCCGACAGTGAAGGGAGCAACTTTACGCAGAATGTAGCCAACTGGAGAGACTCAGGACGCACAGCAACAGACCGGGATTGGGGTATGCAG ATGGCAGATATGCAGGAGGCACCTCTTATCAAAATGGAGAACCATGGCACCAGCAGAACAGAAG AGATTGTCCAACTGGCCAGTGAGAGCAGTGAGGAGATAATTGTGGCAGAACCAGGGGCTTCATCATCTACTGAAACCACAGACCATCTGGACCAGCAGGGCAACCGAGAAAAAGCTCCAGACACCTCACTCAATATAGAACCTGAAAACCAGACGTTCCAGCATCCAGCGTCACAATACAACAGAGCAAGACAGGACCATCAGGTTGCTGAGGGTGTGACCTGGGAAACTGACCATCAACCCATAGAATACAGCCTGTCCCAATGGACAGAGAACCAAGAGACTGACAACCCAACTGTGAATGCTCCTCACAATTTAGGGCCAGACTCCAAAAGGCTGTCTGAACatccagagaggagaggggtgcctGGTAACTCTGGGGTCTACATGTCTGCTTCAGGCTCTCTGGACTGGCTGCCTGATGTGGTGATGGTGGACTCAGTTCCCATTAAAGTGGAGGCAGATATGAGTTCAGAATGGAGCATAACTGGCCAAGAGGCGACATCTGGAGAGGTTTGTTCAGAAAGCAGGCAACTTGTGGAcaacagaggaagagggggaatgGAGTCTGGACAGACAAAGTGTCCCCCTGACACTCAACATGCAGAGCAAGGGACAACTGTAGGATCAAGGTCCAAGATGTCAGATTTCAATGGACTGTCCACCCGAAACAGATTTTCATCCCCAAGGGTTACTCTCCACCAGGTTCCCCAAAGAGGGAAGCCAGCCCACTTCCCGAATTTCAACAGAGGCTCCACTTCGTCACCGAAAGGCATAGAAAAGCAGCCACAACAGCTGACATCTCACTCGCCCAAGAGGCAACTCCGGTGCAGCCTCTGTGGAAAGCCCTTCCACCAGCCGGCGCACCTGCGGAGTCATATGCGGGTCCATACAGGGGAGAAACCGTACGGCTGCAGCCACTGCACCAAGCGCTTCTCCCACAGCCACCAGCTGAAGATGCATGAGAGGGTCCACACCGGAGAGAAACCGTTTCAATGTGTTTACTGTGGGAAGTCCTTCACCCAGTCCGGCAACATGAAGAAGCACCTCCTCGTCCACACTGGTGGCAGGCCACAGGATATTGGGCTGCCCTGA